Genomic window (Streptomyces sp. RerS4):
GCGCATCGGTGGTGGCTCCGGCCACCACATCCGGCCCGTCGAGTGTGGCTGTGGGCCACATCGGCAGGGCCGGTGCGCTTGTCTAACGTTCCCGCCATGACAAGCGGACTCACCCCGGCGCCCGGGGGAACGGCTCCCGCCCCCGCGGGGGCCGACCTGACGGGGCGCGCGGCCCTGGTGACCGGTGGCGGCAGTGGCATCGGCCGGGCCTGCGCGGTGGCGTTGGCCGAGGCCGGCGCCCTCGTACACGTCGTGGACGTCGACCCGCGGGCCGCCGCGACGGTGGCGGAGTCGATCGGGGGGCGGGCCCATGTGGTCGACCTCGCGCATCCGGACGCCGTCGCGGTCCTCCCGACGGCCGTGGACGTCCTCGTCAACAACGCCGGACTCCAACACGTCGCGGCCATCGAGGAGTTCCCGCCCGAGCGGTTCGAGCTCATGCAGCGGGTGATGGTCGGTGCACCGTTCCTGCTGCTGCGGCGGATCCTGCCGTACATGTACGGGCGCGGTTGGGGCCGGGTCGTGAACATCTCCAGCGCGCACGGCCTGCGCGCCAGCGCCTTCAAGTCCGGCTACGTCACGGCCAAGCACGCGCTGGAGGGGCTCAGCAAGGTCACCGCCCTGGAGGGCGCGCCGCACGGGGTGACGAGCAACTGCGTGAACCCGGGCTACGTCCGTACCCCGCTGGTGGAGCGGCAGATCGAGGCGCAGGCCCTGGCCCACGGGATTCCGGCCGAGCGGGTGATCACCGAGGTGTTGCTGCGCGGTTCCGCGATCAAGCGCCTGATCGAGCCGGAGGAGGTGGCGGCGGTCGCCGTCTGGCTCTGCGGCCCGCACACGGGCCATGTGACCGGCTCGTCCCTGCCCATGGACGGCGGCTGGACGGCGGCGTGACGGCGACCCTGCCGGGCCGCCGGTCCTGTCAGGACGTCCGTTGCCGCCGGGGATCGCAGCCGGCGGTCAGCACCCGGGAACGGCCGGACGGTCGTGGGTGCGGACCGCCGGCAACCAGGCGGTGGGTGTCGGGGAGCCCTGGGGGAGGCGTACGCGCAGCCACGCGGTGGACTGCCGGTCGGCTTCGTCGATGATCGGCATCCCGTCGGGGAGTCGGCAGTCGACGGTGAGTACGTCGCCGTGCCAGACGCGGTGCGGGACGACGTTGTCCGCGGTGTAGGGCCTGCGGGGATCGACGGCCAGTCCGAGACTGCACCGCGGGTCCCGGTCCGTACGGTCGCGGCAGCGCGGGTCGGCGTTGAACACCCGTACGTGGCCGTCCGCTTCGGGGAGGTCGGCGGTGTACGTCCACACCGCGGCGGCGGTCGCGCAGGCGCCGAGGGCGGCGAGTGCGGCGCGCCGCAGGCCGCGCCGGCGGCCCGGTGGCCGGGCGCCGCCGGGGCGGTCTCGTGGGCGGCGAGGCGGGCGCGCAGGCTTTCGGCGGTGTGCGCGGCGCGGGCGGCGTGGGTCGGGGCCAGGCAGTCGGCGGCCAGGGCCCGCCAGAAGGGCGGCAGGGCGTGGTGGGGGCGCAGGGGGGCGCGTCCGTCGGCGTACTCCTGTACGGCCGCGGCGCGGGCGGCGGGTGTGGCGCCGGGGAAGGGGGAGGCGCCGGCGGCGAAGGCCTCGTGGAGCATGATGCCCAGCGCCCAGATGTCGGCGCTGGGCCGGATCTGTACGCCCTGTTCGCCGAGCGGGGCCTTCCACCGCTCGGGCGGGAGGTAGTCGGGGGTGCCCATGGGGGGCGCGTAGCCGTGGGTTCCCTGGGTGCCGGTCAGTTCGGTGGCCAGGCCGAAGTCGGACAGTTTGACCGAACCGTCCGCCATCAGCAGGACGTTGTCCGGTTTGAGGTCACCGTGGACCCAGCCGCTGCGGTGCAGATGGGCGAGGCCCTCGCAGATCTCGGTGAACAGTCGGGCCGCCTCGGCCTCGGTGACGCCCGCTTCGAGGAGCGGGCGCAGCGTGCCCGCCGCCCGCTCCATGACGAGGACGATGGCCCCGTCGAGGGAGGGCAGGTCGGGGGCGTCGAGTACGAGGGAGTCCAGCAGCCGGACGATCCGGGGGTGCCCGGCCCGGCGGCCGAGTTCGACCTCGCGTCGGGCGGTCTCGGCGACGGCGCGGGCCTGGCGGGGTGCGAGGCCGGCGGTCGGGAGGAGCTTGAGGGCGACCTCCGCCGGAACCGAGTCCGCCCGCGCGGACGAGTCGCCGGCCGGCCGGCCCGCGTAGACCGTGCCCCAGCCCCCGGCCGCGATCGGCTCGGTGATCTCCCAGGCGCCGACGCGGAAGCCGTGCGGCAGGGGCCGTACCCGGTCGGTGTCCGCCGTGCCCGACGTGCCGGACCCGCCCGATGTGCCCGATGTGCCCGATGGCCCGTGCGGCGTCGACCACTCCCCCGGCCCGCCGGGCGTGCCCGTACGCGGCACCACGCTCCCCCGGTCCACGGTCTCAGCGCGCCGTCGCCCGCGACGCCCCGCCCGCTTCGGCGCGGGACGGCAGCAGGGCGAGGTGCTCCTCCCGTACGAGGCCGAACCGCAGGGCGAGGCCGACGAGCGCCTCCCGCTTGCCGTTGCGGCGGGCTTCGCGGCGCGCCCCGGCGCCGGTCGGGGCGCCGATGCGCATCTTCTCGTCGGCGAGGTAGTCGATCTGCGCGCTGACCGCGCGGGCCGTCAGCGCGGCGCAGGCCGGGTGGCCGCGCAGTCGGGCGACGATCTCGGGGGTGGTCGGTACGGCGAGCGGTGACTCGTCGCGCAGGCGCGGTTCGCAGAGCGCGACCAGGACCAGGAAGTAGCGGGCCGTCTCGTCCAGGGAGTACGCCGTCACGGTGGTGTGACCCCGGCCGCCGACGCCGGCGCCGCCGGCTTCGAGGTAGACGTGGTCGGGGGCGAACACCTGGAAGGAGACGGGTGTGCTGCCGCGCGTGGGCAGGACGACGCGGGCGAACTCGAACGGGATGGGCGCCGCGGCCCTGCGGGGTGGCACGCGCAGGTATTCGCCGGCGCCCTCCGGGTTCTCCACCAGGTAGCTGTGGGTGCTGCTGTGGTTGCTGAGCTGCCAGTGGTCGTCGGTGACGCGGATCTCGCCCGCCAGGCGGGAGATGGCCGCGTCGACGAGGCGCAGTTCGACGGGGTTCGTGGCGGAGCCGCGACCGAAGCGGGCCACCTGTCCGGGGCCGAGCCGCAGGGTCACGGCCCCGTCGGCCGGCGCCTCCCCCGGACCGCCGCCCTGCTGACCGCCGCCCTGCTGACCGCCGCTCCGCGGCAGGTAGTACACCACCACCCCGCTCATGGCCCCTCCTCGCCCCCGTCCCCCTGACGCGCCGAAGGTTACACAGCGCGCGGGTGGTCCGCGTCCGGGCTTTGGCCGAATGTCCGCTGGTCCGGCGGCCCTCGCGGATCGAGGGGTCGCGGGGTCGAGGTACGCGGGTGGCCGGTGGGTGGTGGGTGGTGGCCGGTGGCTCAGATGGGGTCGATGTCGAGGAAGGCGGAGAGGTCCGGTTCCGCCGCCTCGCGCGCGCCGGCGCCCTTGCGGGGCAGTTCCTGTTCGGCCCAGATGACCTTGCCGTACGGGGTGTAGCGGGTGCCCCAGTGCTCGCTGAGCTGGGCCACGAGGAAGAGTCCGCGGCCGCCCTCGTCGGTGGTGGCGGCGTAGCGCAGGTGCGGGGCGATGCTGCTGCCGTCCCAGACCTCGCAGGTCAGGTGGTGGTCGTGGAGCAGTCTGACGCGTACCGGCGCGCTGCCGTGCCGTAGGGCGTTGGTGATGAGTTCGCTGAGGATCAGTTCGGTGGCGAAGCCGAGTTCGCCGAGGTCCCAGGCCTCGAGTTGCCGCGCCGCCTCGTTGCGGATGGTGCCGACCGCGTCCGGCTGGAAGGGGACCTCCCACTGGGCGACGCGGTCCGGGCCGAGGGTGCGCGTACGGGCGATGAGCAGGGCGACGTCGTCGGCGGGGCGCTCGGGGAGGAGGCGGTCGAGGACGGCGGCGCAGCTCTCGTCGGGGTCGCGGCCGGGCCGGCTGAGGGCCTCCCGCAGCACTTCGAGGCCTTCGCTGATGTCGCGTCCCCGCTCCTCGACGAGGCCGTCGGTGTACAGGACGAGCTGGCTGCCTTCCGCGAGGTACAGCTCGGCGGTCTCGAAGGGCATGCCGCCCAGGCCCAGCGGGGGTCCCGTCGGCAGATCCACGATCTCGGTGCTGCCGTCGGGGGCGACCGTCAGGGGCGGTAGGTGGCCGGCGCGGGCCATGACGCAGTGCTGGGACACGGGGTCGTAGACGGCGTAGAGGCAGGTGGCGCCGAGGACGCCGCTGCCGTCGGTGTCGTCGCTGTGTCCCTCGTGGTCGTGGTCGATGCGTTGGACGAGGGCGTCGAGGCGGCCGAGGATCTCGTCGGGCGGCAGGTCGAGCGAGGAGAAGTTGTGGACGGCGGTGCGCAGCCGCCCCATGGTGGCGGCGGCGTGCAGGCCGTGGCCGACGACGTCGCCGACGACGAGGGCGACGCGGCTGCCGGGCAGCGGGATGACGTCGAACCAGTCGCCGCCGACGCCGGACTGGGCGGGGAGGTAGAAGTGGGCGACGTCCACGGCGCTCTGTTCGGGCAGGGCGCGCGGGAGCAGGCTGCGCTGGAGCGTCTCGGCGAGGGCGTGCTCGCGGGTGTAGCGGCGGGCGTTGTCCATGCTGACGGCCGCGCGGGCGACGAGTTCCTCGGCGAGGGACAGGTCGTCCTCGTCGAAGGGCTCGGGCTTTTGCGAGCGCCAGAAGTTCACCACTCCGAGGACGACGCCGCGGGCCTTGAGGGGTGCGGCGATGAGGGAGTGGATGCCGTAGTCGACGATGGCACGGGCGCGGGGCGGGTCCTGGGCGTGCCAGCCCGGGGCGTCGGCGAGGTCGGGCACGAGTTCGGCGTCTCCGCCGGCGTAGCCGCGTGCCTGGGGGGTGGAGGGCAGGAAGTCGATGACCCGGCCGCGGGGGTAGAGGGGGTGGTCGGGGCGGATGCCGCTGACGGCGGTACGCCGCATGTCGGCGCCGGGGCCGGGTTCGTCGCCGTCGAGGACCGGTTCGGCGAGGTCGACGGTGACGTAGTCGGCGAAGCGGGGTACGGCGACGACGGCCAGTTCCTCGGCGGTACGGACCACGTCGAGGGTGGTGCCGACCTCGCCGCCGGCGTCGTAGAGCAGCTTGAGCCGGCGGCGGGCGGCCTCGGCGCGACTGCTCAGGATCCGCATCTCGGTGGAGTCGCGGATGGTGACGGCGCTGCCGTCCTGCCGGCCGCGGGGGTGGGTGGGGCGTTGGTTGACGACGAGCAGCCGCTCGCCGGTCTCCACCACCTCGTCGGTGGCCTCACGGCCGGACAGCAGCAGTTCGGTCATCCGCTGATCGAGTCCGGGGACGTCGCCGATATGGCGTCCTTCGGCGTCGTCCGGGAGGCCGAGGAGGCGTTTGGCCTCGTCGTTGGCGAGCAGCAGCCGACCGTCGCCGTCGGTGATCAGCACCCCTTCGCGGACGGCGTGGAGCACCGCGTCGTGGTGCTCGTACATGCGGGTCATCTCCTGCGGGCCGAGTCCGTGGGTCTGGCGGCGCAGGCGGCGGCTGATGAGCGCGGTGCCGGCGGTGGCGAGGGCGAGGCCGGTCGCGATGGCGAGGAGGATGACGGGAAGCTGCCGGTCGACCACGCCCGTGACGTTCTCGACGGTCAGGCCCGCCGACACCAGGGCGACGACCTTCCCGTCGGGGTCGGTGACGGGGACCACGGCCTGGATCTCCTTGCCGAGGGGTCCCTGGACGCTCTCGGTGTGGACCTGTCCGGCGAGGGAGGGTTCGATCGTGCCGACGAACCGTTTCCCGATGCGGTCGGGCTGGGGGTGCGTGTAGCGGGTGCCCTTGGTGTCCATGACGACGATGAAGTCCACGCCCGCGTCCTTGCGCGTCGCCTCGGCGAGCGGCTGGAGGACGGCGGACGGATCGGAGGTCTTCAGGGCGGCCTGGAGGCCGAGGGAGTGGGCGAACGTCTGGGCGACGGCGACCGAGCGGGTGCGGGCCTCGCGGTCGATGTCGTGACGCGTCTGGAGCAGGAGGGCCAGCAGCGCGCCGGCGGAGAGCAACACCACGATCGCCACCTGGAGGATGAAGACCTGTCCGGCGACGCTCCTGGTCCTGTTGCCTAGGGGTGACCGCACCGGCGTGCCCGGCACGGGTGGCGGCGAGGAAGGGTCACGGTCCAGTTGTAGCACTTCCGGGGGGGCCATGGCTCCCGGCGGACGCCGCGGTTCGCGCGCGTGGCCGAGCGGGCGGCGCCTACGGGGTGTGGGACGCGGCGTCCGTGATGACGGGCCGGGTCTGCGCGCTCTGCGGGGCCCGCTGGGTCTGCGCGCTCTGCGGCGGGGCCGTGGGGGACGGGGACTGCGGGGTGCAGGTGACCTCGTCGCGCGGGGTGTAGTGGGTGGTGAACTCTTCGTGCTTGACCTCGCGGCCGCCTTGGACGAAGACCCGGCCGACGGTGACGTCGAAGCCCTCCAGCGGGGTCTGGACCTCGCAGGTCGGTCCGCTGCCCGTGCGCCGCGCGGGCGGGGTGACGTCGGTGCGCGGGCCCTTGGTGGCGCGGATCTCGTCGTACTTCTTGGTGCCGAGGAGGGTGACGGTCAGCGAGGTGTCGGTGGAGGTGGCCTGGACGTAGATCGCGTGGCCGGAGTCGTTGAGCCAGCGCAGGTCGAGGGTGCCCCAGGCGACGGTGGCCTCGCGGCCCTCGGGGTAGCGCTCGATGTAGAAGGAGTGGGCGCCGTGCTCGACGGACTTGAGGCCGGCGAAGAAGACGGCGTTGTACATGGTGGTGGCCACGGCGGAGACGCCGCCGCCGGGGGATTTCACGTACTGCCCGTCGTTGATCATGATGCCGTCGACGAAGCCGTTCTCCGGGGTGCGCTCGCCGACGGTGCGGTTGAAGCTCCACTCCTCGCCGGGCATGACCACGGAACCGTTGATCAGCTCGACGGCGCGGCCGATGTTGGTGGTGCGGTAGGGGGCGGCCGGGAACTCGACGGTGAAGGAGGACACCTTCTCCTTGATGCCGAGGCGTCGGGCGTCGGCGGCGCTCAGGCTCGGCTGGACCGTTTCGGTGGCGACGGCGGCGGTGCGGGCCGCTCCGGTGCGGGTGAGCAGGGGCAGGACGGCCTTGCCGAGTGCCTGCTCCGTGACGCGTACGCCGGTGCTGCTCTGGTCCTCGACGACGACGCTGCCGTCGGCGGCGACGCCCAGCTCGGCGTCCTGCGGGTCCTGGGCGGCCCGGTCGACGG
Coding sequences:
- a CDS encoding serine/threonine protein kinase, encoding MSGVVVYYLPRSGGQQGGGQQGGGPGEAPADGAVTLRLGPGQVARFGRGSATNPVELRLVDAAISRLAGEIRVTDDHWQLSNHSSTHSYLVENPEGAGEYLRVPPRRAAAPIPFEFARVVLPTRGSTPVSFQVFAPDHVYLEAGGAGVGGRGHTTVTAYSLDETARYFLVLVALCEPRLRDESPLAVPTTPEIVARLRGHPACAALTARAVSAQIDYLADEKMRIGAPTGAGARREARRNGKREALVGLALRFGLVREEHLALLPSRAEAGGASRATAR
- a CDS encoding VanW family protein, whose translation is MAREGKRTLNWRIALPVAGGAAVLGLGGLYVTGLVTGGDVEAGTRVQGVDIGGMSRTEARRTLTRELGPLAAAPLSLKIGDRVEQAEPAALGLSLDTAATVDRAAPDDHDPVTVIGRLFARADRDVEPVIRMDEAAARAGIERIGAQAGQDVRDGAVTFEGGAAKAVAPRPGITLIQDRALDTLRDGWPRSGDAPLVLPVERTEPRVGAAETERAMSGFARPAMSGPVTVTVAGTRIPIGAAVLGSHLKMNADAQGRLVPALDSKGLLADPAVARPVDRAAQDPQDAELGVAADGSVVVEDQSSTGVRVTEQALGKAVLPLLTRTGAARTAAVATETVQPSLSAADARRLGIKEKVSSFTVEFPAAPYRTTNIGRAVELINGSVVMPGEEWSFNRTVGERTPENGFVDGIMINDGQYVKSPGGGVSAVATTMYNAVFFAGLKSVEHGAHSFYIERYPEGREATVAWGTLDLRWLNDSGHAIYVQATSTDTSLTVTLLGTKKYDEIRATKGPRTDVTPPARRTGSGPTCEVQTPLEGFDVTVGRVFVQGGREVKHEEFTTHYTPRDEVTCTPQSPSPTAPPQSAQTQRAPQSAQTRPVITDAASHTP
- a CDS encoding 3-hydroxybutyrate dehydrogenase, whose amino-acid sequence is MTSGLTPAPGGTAPAPAGADLTGRAALVTGGGSGIGRACAVALAEAGALVHVVDVDPRAAATVAESIGGRAHVVDLAHPDAVAVLPTAVDVLVNNAGLQHVAAIEEFPPERFELMQRVMVGAPFLLLRRILPYMYGRGWGRVVNISSAHGLRASAFKSGYVTAKHALEGLSKVTALEGAPHGVTSNCVNPGYVRTPLVERQIEAQALAHGIPAERVITEVLLRGSAIKRLIEPEEVAAVAVWLCGPHTGHVTGSSLPMDGGWTAA
- a CDS encoding SpoIIE family protein phosphatase: MRSPLGNRTRSVAGQVFILQVAIVVLLSAGALLALLLQTRHDIDREARTRSVAVAQTFAHSLGLQAALKTSDPSAVLQPLAEATRKDAGVDFIVVMDTKGTRYTHPQPDRIGKRFVGTIEPSLAGQVHTESVQGPLGKEIQAVVPVTDPDGKVVALVSAGLTVENVTGVVDRQLPVILLAIATGLALATAGTALISRRLRRQTHGLGPQEMTRMYEHHDAVLHAVREGVLITDGDGRLLLANDEAKRLLGLPDDAEGRHIGDVPGLDQRMTELLLSGREATDEVVETGERLLVVNQRPTHPRGRQDGSAVTIRDSTEMRILSSRAEAARRRLKLLYDAGGEVGTTLDVVRTAEELAVVAVPRFADYVTVDLAEPVLDGDEPGPGADMRRTAVSGIRPDHPLYPRGRVIDFLPSTPQARGYAGGDAELVPDLADAPGWHAQDPPRARAIVDYGIHSLIAAPLKARGVVLGVVNFWRSQKPEPFDEDDLSLAEELVARAAVSMDNARRYTREHALAETLQRSLLPRALPEQSAVDVAHFYLPAQSGVGGDWFDVIPLPGSRVALVVGDVVGHGLHAAATMGRLRTAVHNFSSLDLPPDEILGRLDALVQRIDHDHEGHSDDTDGSGVLGATCLYAVYDPVSQHCVMARAGHLPPLTVAPDGSTEIVDLPTGPPLGLGGMPFETAELYLAEGSQLVLYTDGLVEERGRDISEGLEVLREALSRPGRDPDESCAAVLDRLLPERPADDVALLIARTRTLGPDRVAQWEVPFQPDAVGTIRNEAARQLEAWDLGELGFATELILSELITNALRHGSAPVRVRLLHDHHLTCEVWDGSSIAPHLRYAATTDEGGRGLFLVAQLSEHWGTRYTPYGKVIWAEQELPRKGAGAREAAEPDLSAFLDIDPI